Within the Zerene cesonia ecotype Mississippi chromosome 10, Zerene_cesonia_1.1, whole genome shotgun sequence genome, the region ctagtatacaataatgcaataaatattctgtAGATGGGTGATCAAGGTTTTCTGGAGCAAAAACCCGGCTTTGCTACTATTGCAATTCATGCGGGCACAAATGCTGACAAATGGCAATCGAATGCGGTGGTAACACCAATCGTAACATCGACCACATTTAAACAATCGGGACCCGCTGAATATGAGGTAAGGAAATGCTTTATTGCCGATAAAGAAACCTATTTCCGATTGCTTCGAATGAAAACATTCTTTGTACAGGAAAGTAGaactataaacataaaaagataaaatttgtCAAAAGGAATTAAAACACGATAAGgaatacgtaatttatttgaattcgaAAAACGTTATtagaaaggaaataaaaactcTCAACCTTAACAGTACGTTGTGTCTGCCAAAATCGATTTCTTAGAAATTCGAGTCCTGCTGGCAGACCGGTTCTATAATTCATTGATGATGGATGTATAAATTTGCACGTGTGCGACGTTTGTAATGCAATTGTTTTAGAGCTAATAattatacgtaataaaaacatgCTTGATATCCAATTTTTCGGaatgttaatattgttttaaatttttgtttatcgtATTATCACAGATAGGATATTACTGTACTAGGTATTATGGCTACGatcttctttaaaaaatcGACAAGATATTTGTAATgacgaaaattaaattttttatattatgtactcatatcaaatttaattgcatttgatTTCTAGcaatcattttataatctattcaaaataaatcgcatttcCTATATCACATAATACGCAAAATcggtgtaattaaattttattctgatattttttttattaatataatgttataattataaatatatttcttaaggTGGGTCAAACAAAACCAAGTGTCGAGTAGGTAAGAGTGATCTCGTTTTCTCAACCGGCTTCGGGCTTTCCTTTTACAATTCTGTATCATAGCTTACCACAGATACTATAAGTACTATAAGTACTATACTAAACTAAGAATTCGAAATAAGTACCGATAACACTATAtcaaaatgcttttaaaatacagtaacaaaaaaatacacacgtactattatgtaaaaatagaaaacatttttgtcaTTGTTCTAAATTTCTAAGGATAACTCTCCatatttcaaactcaaactcaaattctaacattcattcattcaactagacttcttatagaagcaattaaattacacagttataacatttaccaccggttcggaaagcagtttctacagagaagagcaggcaagaaactctgtagttactcttttaaagtaatataaattttacattttacacacctgtggttcttaagcgacaacattctatggattgtcatctttcctatattcattaatgctatatAATAGTACGCTCTTAAAGAATTACTCTTACTAACTATCCTTACATCGTATTGGATTTTAggcgtttatattattattccgaCTATTGTCATAACGTCTACATCATACAAGTACGATATTTAAAAACCTTCGGCaattaatcaatcaatcaaaactCTCTATTGTGCACCTTTACAAGAAAAGTACAgatcgtttaaaaattatactcgTAGAGATTCAATTTTACCTAGTGCTCATTATAAATTGGATTCTTTCTTTGATTTTTTGAAACACTAtcgttatgttataaaatgtcgATTATTTACAAGAGCTATATAATTTTAGGAGTTTGACTATAGCAGATCTGGTAACCCAACGAGGAATGCCCTCGAAGAGTGTTTAGCTGCGCTGGATGGGGGCAAACATGGATTGGCCTTTGCATCAGGGCTCGGAGCGATCACAACCATCGCATCTTTGTTGAGCCGCGGTGACCATATTCTGTCCTGTGACGATGTGTATGGAGGAACTAATAGACTCTTtaggtttgtttttatgatttaatgaaGGAATTTCTGTCTGTCTGCTAGATATTTTGATGTACAGATTTTGCATGGCACAGTTTGTAAATGCGAGTTCAAAAGCAGATTAAATTTTCATGCATAAAACTATTGTCGAGCTGGTGATATTTTGagtttagaatatattttaattatgatttgaaTGTTGGGTCATAACGTCGAGAAGACTGAACAGGCGCGTGCGAAAAACTAgaattttcttttcctttttttagaGTTATGTTGCTTTACtcggaataaattaaaaacacaacgGTAAacccacaaaaaatataaactataaataaggtgaaatttgttttttttttcaataaatacaaatatcgCTTGTTTTGTCttgaagtatatatatacgacGATTTTAAATCGTATTTACTACACTgcagttaatttttatacctacttataaacAGAACGCATTTAAATGCATATAGTTCATCGATTATTTGACTAATGCcgtaattaattcaatatatatgtagttgctaaatattcataagtggaaattaacttttttgttttgtttatagtcACGTCCTGCTTAGACTGGGCATAGAAGTATCGTTCGTGGATTTCACTAATGtagaagaaataaagaaaggcTTTCAAAAGAATACAAAGGTAAGTTTATTGGTCAAGCCACATTTGGCTAAGTGGGTAATTGGGTAATTGGGCCCATTTACGAAGTCTCCTTTGAGAAGATGATAGGATTTTTCCTTATTCCAAAAAACGAAGTGTGTTTATATACTGAATCGAAACAAATGCACATACATAAACAAAGAAagtattcttaatttaaaaatagtcgTTGATAGTaaacttgtttaatttatctcttatcgttattttataaacttcgAGTAAACGATAACATATTATCATTTCGTCATGTatgttaatatgtaaataaagatgTTATTTAGGTTTAAGCTGAGACAAACGATAAAGAAATGTCACTGAATTGTTGAAAACAATCAGCAAGCAATCAAGATACATTCGATATGTGGCTTAATGCATGTATTAGCGAATCAATGATAAAGACAATGCTTTACAATATTGTCGGTACAATACACCCAGTATTAGTGACGTTATCTCGCATCGATAAAACAAAGATATGCAGTTTATACGGTTTAGGGTTAACATTTACATGCATATAAAACTTCTaacacacttacaaaataagaaaatactctgtattataaacatttatacacacataaaagtgaagtcccgtgtctcctagtggggtatggggcagatgatgtacatccgtttcactgatcgattttctttagggacaagtaggtgatcagccttctgtgtcctgccagaccgagacattttttttttgtgcgtccccaccgggaatcgaacccaggacccctcagttctacgctcacgcgttaaccgcTATACCgaggaggcggtcaaaaaaaaaatattatacacacatacatgaTATATATTCATACGATTAATACGTATATTATCTCTCAGATGCTATGGATAGAAACACCGACCAACCCGCTCCTGAAAGTGATAGATTTGGATGTAGTAACGAAATTAGCGAAGAGCTACAACCAAGACATTATAGTTGTTATTGATAACACTTTCCTCACGCCGTACTTGCAAAGGCCGCTTGACTTTGGCGTTGATATCGTCATGTATTCAATAACCAAGTACATGAATGGACATTCCGATGTTATAATGGGCGCGGCTGTGGTCAATGACGACGATTTAGCGGACAGGCTTCGTTTTCTGCAAAAATgtgagtttttttgttttgaacttATACTAGATTGTTTTGTGTTCTTTTGATGAAGATGATAGGcgatttttgtttgaatgtttacACGTTTTATAGCTAGATAATTCCTTCTAAATGCGTAAGTAactctgtatgtatgtattttctttacgcctaaaccactgaagcgatttagataaaatttgatacgaaTGTATTAAGTTTGAAATCTGAGGATTTTCAGTCCCGGAAATCCTACGGGAAGGGGAATAATGCGGGGAAACTTCTGGCCCATCAAACTTTCCCCTTAAaaacgcgggcgaagccgcggatggaaagctagttacaataattaataagataattcgTATATTGTTTTCGTTACTAAGAACTTCTACGTAGATATTGTAGTGGTGgaatggtttattttaaatttgagatGTTTTTCGGAAGGTATTTAATATGCTACCTATATGATTGCATATAAACAGCAGTGAAGAAGttcaccattttttttaaatgccgTATTTTTTTGGCATGTCATCCCAAATACTTACGTAGAAAAacgataaaaacataaaacatgtatCTCGTAACaacatatctttataattGACCTCGcaattagttatattatgatatatgcTAATAATCTGTGACCCCTTTGTTTAAAAAGAtttcgtgatttttttttatctgctTATCAGTAGCTAGGTACTTTGCACTTGACTGCGGTCAAATTTGTTTCGACAAGTTTGCGATTCACAAAGGCAATCAATGACCAATcaacatcaatttaaattatcgatTTAACCgaatgtcaaaataaatatagttaaaaacgAATAAGTTATACGCTTTTATGATAACATCAACTatattgtctcacttgctcttgtacagagtatacgtaaaaaaatttttttaatccagGCAaccctaatcaggataataagttaaacatgaaattaaaaataaaaatacgacatgaaattattgcattgtcaccgatcattaataaatatcaaaatctaatAGCagtaaggaataaataaagcagAAAAATACGAAATTCAATGGGACTCTAACTTACTGCGAGTAACATGgctcatattatattaaaaatgcatgtCAGGTTCCATGTTTCATTTCACATCGCAACAGACCAATGTATATACCGTAAATTTATgtagaaataaacatatccgtactaatattataaatgcgaaagtaacttcGTCTGTCgatctgttacgctttcacgcttaaaccactgaaccgattttgatgaaatttggtgtaaagatagaactgaacttgggaaagaacataggatactttttatcgccaAAAAGGGTAGAAGGAGTAGAAATAGGGCatgaaatttttgtgtgaaagttcgctattgtcaaaccgattatgatgaaatttggtatgaagatggagctgaACTTGGgataaaagtttgtatggaagaGCCTTAACATCCTTGTCAAACATAACATCATTTTAGATTCTTTCACGACTGAAccacttaaccaattttgacaaatagtcTAGACCTTGGGAAAGATTATATGGTactactccttaccatgtcgcgcgatataatcGAATTCCACGCAGGCggagccgcgggcggaaagctagtgatATATAAGCATTAACTTCGTCATAGGATACTGATAAAtctaaaacaatgtttatagaATTAACCCTGGGGAAACCCGTTCCGAATTACATAAAATGGAATCGAGCTGTTAATAGCTTTGTAAtctttgtattgaaataatccCTTCACTATCAGTATTCCTTTATCTATGATgaacattgtaataattagtttCAATTTTGTGTTATCATAGAAGCAATTAGTTTTTAACTCGTCCACATATTGTCATTATCACAGACCGACCTTGGAACTGCGAATATTTTTGGCGAGTGTCTTACGTCATTATTAGGCCGACATACGTTTGAGATATTGCGAGTAATGTAAAcccatacaaaataatatgtaatatcaaTGTATTTTCTGATTTCATGCTAACAGGAAATTTCAAACCAATTtagttactatttatattaagtatgtcttcatacatattaaattgataatttcaaTACTACGCTTGGCTACGGTTtagcaaaaaacgcgggttcgaatcccgcctcatgatcaatttttttctattctttcaaaatttctcatttataaagcatttcaatgctatgaaactaaaaattaaattccaatactatttatatttagcctGTCAATACATTTAGTCATTTAAAATGCTAAAATTTAGTGACAATTTCAAATGATTACTTTTAAATCAAGGATTAGTTTATCAGTCGATTTGTACCTTAACTTTTTTGAACCGTACGTTTTgtaacagataacataataaacgtGCGTGTTCAGATCTGTGTTAGAAGTTTATAAATAGGGATAAGTTTATTCTTGTCTCGCTATTAGGTAGAATCTGCGAATAAAGATGTTGAAAAAATATCGACTGTAATAGTACATTCTTCtggttattttatatgaaaag harbors:
- the LOC119829683 gene encoding cystathionine gamma-lyase, which encodes MGDQGFLEQKPGFATIAIHAGTNADKWQSNAVVTPIVTSTTFKQSGPAEYEEFDYSRSGNPTRNALEECLAALDGGKHGLAFASGLGAITTIASLLSRGDHILSCDDVYGGTNRLFSHVLLRLGIEVSFVDFTNVEEIKKGFQKNTKMLWIETPTNPLLKVIDLDVVTKLAKSYNQDIIVVIDNTFLTPYLQRPLDFGVDIVMYSITKYMNGHSDVIMGAAVVNDDDLADRLRFLQKSMGIVPSPMDCYLVSRSLKTLALRMEQHKKSSLIIAKWLHEHPKIVEVLHPGLPTHPQYKISQKQMTGHSGTFSFKHSGDLKESKTFLTSLKVFTLAESLGGYESLAELPSLMTHASVPEEQRTKLGITHSLIRLSVGLEDVDDLIKDLDQALNRAFDLKN